The segment GCACAAATTTTTATGACTCAGACTTCGTTCAATTTTAAGTGGAAGATGATCAGGCCGAAAACAAGTACACTTTTAGTCCAACCGATGTCGGCCGCTCGAGTCCATTCATTATTAGGATGTTTACCTTAAACTAACTTGAAAGAGAAGTTACTTGAAGATGATTGCAAAAACAAGTCAAGTAGCTATTTATATGAAGTTCAATAATTCAACCCcataattaaaacaagaaaaataatatgtttGTTTGGTTACAATTTCTAAGTTTGGAGGAGTATATAACAAATTGAATTAGCCGTGAAAACCTACCATTTCCGCGAAAGCTCTGTTTCCGAACATGAAAGCCCATCGACCTTGGCGCTCTCCGATACCCATCTTTGTATTCACTGTGTTGGCGAGCTTGAGCTTTGAATGTTCGGCTGAATTTGACTCGTTGCTGCAGCTCCCACTTTCTGGGGCGAACAGAAGTCGACCCAGATCCAAAAGGGTTTTCTATCTTGCCGATTTTGGGGCGAAAGGAGATGGGATTAGCAATGATACTCAGGTATTAACAAATTCCCAGATTGTATGTTTGCAAGATTCTTATGAACATTGACTATGTGTTGATGAATGATTGCTTCATTGCTTTTGATTGAAATGGTAGATTGTTTGTAATAATTGTGGCTCTAGGCGTTATTGGGTGATTGGAAGATGGGTTGTTCTTTCACCATTAGAACCAATTGAGCTGTATGGTTCTTGcagatattatatattttcgaGCTTCTTATGAATGTCGACTATCTGATGATGATGTTGTTGCTGGTTTCCCTTTTCTTGATTTTCGTGTTATGGGTTAGAGTGATTATTTTGAGATCTcgtatcggttggggaggaacgaaacattgaaaatctctccctagtatatgcattttaaaaaccttaaggggagtccgaaagggaaagcacaaagagaacaatgtttgctagcggtgagcttgggccgttacaaatggtatgagagctagacactgggtgatgtgccagcgaggaggaggttgagcctcgaagggggtggacatgaggcggtgtgcctacaaggacgctaggttctaaagggggtggattggagggtctcacatcgattggaaagggaatgagtgccagtgaggacgctggatcCTGaaggggatgaattgtgagatcccacatcggttggagaggagaatgaaacattctatataagagtgtggaaacctctccctaatagtgatcccacgtcgattggggaggagaacgaaatattttttataagagtgtggaaacctctccctagtagtgATCCCATGTCgattggggagaagaacgaaacattctttataagagtgtgaaatctctccctagtaatgatcccacatcggttggggaggagaacgaaacatttttttgtaagagtgtggaaacctctccctagtagacacattttaaaaacctctttataagggtgtggagacctcttcctagtagacgtgttttaaaaacctcgagggggAAAGCCCGAAGAGGACAAGGTAGCTGTGGACGATTAGATTGAAATGGGAACTTCTCTACAACCTTGTCAGTGATTTTTTGTAGCCTTTTGAATGTTTGgcgtttctttctcttttttaagcTCGATTGGACAGACATTTGTGACATTATGAAGTATAACTGTCGTGTTTGCTGATGTTGTAACAATTTTTGTCTGAAGCCACTCATTGAAGCCTGGAAGATTGCCTGTTCTTTCCCCACTAGAACACGAATTGTTTTTCCAGCTAGTAACACATTTCTGGTGCATCCTATAGAGCTTCATGGTCCTTGTCGGTCAAGGGTGACCTTAAGGGTATGAGCCAAATGCCATTCTTCTACCCTCCATACAGCATCTCCTTACCTCTTATATGTAGTTTGTATTCTTATAAGATACATGGCACAATCAATGCTCCCAAAGATCCAAACGTTTGGGAAGGTCGAAACCCGAGGAAATGGCTTTACTTTCGTGCGGTGAACCACCTGACTCTCGAAGGCGGAGGCGAGATCAACGGAATGGGATATAAATGGTGGATGAGATCTTGCAAGATTAACTCAACAaatgtattttcttcttcaaactcTGTATCCTTCTGTCTCATTTCAGGTTAACTTGTCTAAATCTGTCTCGAAGTAGGCATTAACCGTCGTTTTTCGGGTTTTATATGGCAGCCGTGTCGACACGCTCCAACAGTGAGTTGTTCTTGAGCTAAGTGTTCtatcttcattttgtttctcagCTGAGTTTTGACATGTATTGACATGGTGACATTTTCACTATTCTTTTGCAGGCCCTTACTTTCCATAAGTGTAAGAATTTAAAGATTCATCATCTGTTGGTTATTGACAGTCAACAGATGCATGTTTCTTTCACAAACTGTCTTCGCGTCGTTGCCTCTAATCTTAAAGTGATCGCTCCTGCTTTTAGCCCGAATACTGATGGAATTCATATAAGTGCGTCGAAGGGTGTCACGGTCAAGAATAGCGTCGTTAGTACAGGTCAGTCATCTAATACCAACTCATCATTTGAGACTGTTCTATGATTCTATCTTATGATGAGTTTAGATTTATGAACAACATAATAGTCGATCTTCGGTTATAAATATGCAACTCAAGTAGGCTTCATATTGCTCTCCCGATGTTTGGCCTAGTTTGATGCTTGAATTTTTCCGACCATCATACAGATGAAACgatccaagctcaccgctagcagatattgtcctctttaggctttccctttcaggcttccccttaaggttttaaaacgtgtctgctggggataagtttccacacccttataaagaatgttttgttctcctctctaaccgatgtgggatctcacaatccaccccccttcgaggtctaacgtcctcgctggcacactatccagtgtccaccccctttggggcttagcgtccttgctagcacaccgcccgatgtctgactctgataccatttgtaacggtcaaagcccaccgttagtagatattgtcctatttgggctttcccctcaaggttttaaaacgcgtatactagagaaaggtttccacacccatataaaaaatgcttcgtttttctctccaaccgatgtgggatctcacaatccaccccccttcggagcccagcgtcctcgctggcacacttcCTGGTGGCTGGTGTCCACCCTCTCCAGGGCTTAgagtcctcgttggcacaccgcccggtgtttgactctgataccatttgtaacggcccaagcccaccgctaacagatattgtactctttaagttttcccttctaggcttcccctcaaggttttaaaacgcgtttgctagagagaagttttcacacccttataaagaatgtttcgttctccactccaaaccgatatgggatctcatagcAGATGAATGAGTTGACATCATAGATGTGAGCCGAGTTGGCACActctcaatttaatttaagctTCTTTCAGCTCAGTTCGACTTTCTAAATTGCTAATATGACGACAAAGACGATGATCGAACGCTATCCTTCGCTTTTATCTAATAGAGAATTCTAATGCCAGCTGCATTTCCTTTCCAGGGGATGACTGTATCTCTATAGTCAATAATTCTTCAAGGATCTTGATCAAAGACATTGCCTGTGGACCAGGCCATGGAATAAGGTAACATAAATCTTCACTAGTTAGATCACTCCAATTGGATCAAAGAACCCGGTTTCGATAAATCGCTCTTTCGTTCATCAGTATTGGAAGCTTGGGAAAGCAAAACACATGGGCGCAGGTACATAACATAAGGGTCGATGGAGCTGTTTTGTCGAACACCGAAAACGGAGCAAGGATCAAAACATGGCAGGTAAAACGCATTTGTTCGTGCTCATTTGTATACACATTAGCTGATCTGTGCTCCTGTTTGCTGTGTCCATCAGGGTGGCAGTGGCTTCGCCACTGATATCACCTTCAAGAACATGTTGATGAAAAATGTATCAAACCCAATAATCATAGACCAGTATTACTGCGACTCGAATCATCCATGTGCCAATCAGGTACGAGTTCCAACTCATTCCAACTCGTTCATATTCGAACCCGAACGACATACCTTTAACTTCTTGTTTTTGAGATTGGCAGACATCAGCTGTTAAAGTAGGAGACATATCATTCATTCACATCAAAGGAACTACAGCAACAAACGAGGCCATAAAATTTGCTTGCAGCGACACGTTGCCATGTGTCGACTTATATATGGAAGACGTTCTACTCTTATCGAACGATGGCGAGATGTTGACTTCGTTCTGCTGGCAAGCACATGGTTCGAGTTCGGGGCCTGTTTATCCCCCGCCGTGCTTTCTCGGTAACGAGAGCTTCATCGAGCAGAAGGTCCAGCCTCGCCCTGCTTCTCATTCTTTTTAGAGACAACTTCTGAAGCTTCTTCATAGTTGCAGAAGCTTATGAGAGGTTTGTAAAGTTGTATTGTATGTTCTGTATAAATCAACGGCTGGATAAGAAGCAATGATAAGCTGAAGATGAATTATggaaatatcataaatttactatttaatatcatttattttttaattcgatTAAATTACgagtttagtttttaaattttgaaatttgtgtgGAAGTCGATGAAATTAAGTTTNttttttttttttttttttttttttttttttgggttttccctctcGAGCTCTGTAGCCGTCTAAGTCCAtcattagcaaatattgttctctttatcGTTCCCTTCGAGTTTCggctcaaggtttttaaaatgctttcatttctcttcaaccgatggtatctcacaatctaaTCCTTTGGGGGTCcggcgtcctcgttggcacctCACTCCCTATcaggctttgatatcatttgtaacggcccatgttcaccactagtaaatattgtcctctttgaactttctctcTCGAGCTTTCTGTtagggtttttaaaacaaaaatatttcgttcctcGCAATCGAAGTGGGATTTCACAAAATCAACTTGAGGTTCAACCAACTTTTTTAAGATAAGAGGCTCAAATTCTCATATTCACACttattgtactaaaaaaaaatcagaatgAGCATAGCTCGACTAGTTGAGTACACCTCCAGTGAGCATAATTTAGTCAGTAAACTTATAATAAATCTTCAACTTAGcccacataaaaaaaaataaaaaataataataataaagttaaaGTAAGTTAGGCTATGATTAGGTAGGACAGGTGACACGCTTGAATTTCAACATCGTGACCAAAAAAACCTTCGAATACgataataattcaaacaaacataTTCGAAACAACTTAGACCTATTAGGCTCTacacaccattttgtttttccttatttatttattttatgcttttttttttctagactTTGGCTTCTTTCTacctttaatatttaatgtcaAACATTTcggcattttattttattttattttatttttcttgaaagaaaaaaaagccaTTTATTCAATTAACAGCAAACATTATGCTTTTTCTagaaagaatatattttttttctttagctCGGTTTGGTAGagcaattatttttattcttatttatttatttattcattttttaaggatatgtctgattttgatttatttttagttattgacaaattttagaaactaataataataaaataaaaataaaaattgtaagagcagttttttcttatctttttttaatattttttttatatataatttgactccaaatttaaaacgtggtaaataatgatttaaaataaataaaaaattcataaagaACAGTGATTAAGCAATATTATCATCATAGTCTTGATTCCTAAAGTACgaacataattttgaaatattgaaattagtGTTATATGTGATGCAAGCAAAAAGACGACAATAATgggaatatatttttaaaattaaaaaaaatgtaaattggAAATTGGGGACAATGATGAGAAGAGATTCGAAGTTGGGTAAGGATTCGAACCGGCACAGCACGCCCATAGACCATACTCCCACACTCAAAGTTGCCGCTTTGACTCGCCTAAGTTGCCGCCGTCGATTTCGCCCACCGCCCATCATCGCTTATTGATTACTTAATCGACTCTTCTCTCCGTCAATTATTCCGTTCTTCCTATAAATATTACCCTCCCCAAATTCCATTCTCCCATCCAACCTTAAAGATATTATGAAGAACACCTCCCAATCAGCTTTTtctgccgccgccgcctccgccgGTGGCTgtaagcagcagcagcagccgcCGCCGTCCCCTCGCCAAGAGAGGACCAAGATGGAGAAAACGCCGACCGTGACGGTGTCGGTGACGGAGGATGTTAATGAAAGTGCTGAAGCTTTCATTAAGAGGTTCAGAAATCAGTTGTTGATTCAGAGGCTTCAATCCATTGAAAATTATGAGAAAATTCTCGCCGGTGAAACTTGaatcctgtttttttttttNttttttttttttttttttttttttttttttataatctatTTTATAGTATTTATTGTGTGATTCGGCTTAAAAATAAAGTGATTTATGTAATattgtttatgaatttattataaataaatggtttttattttcttagctACCACAGTAATGGTAACAAATTATTGTTTGATGAAGGTCCCACCTctcctaatttaaaaaatgattatgagtttataaaaagaatattatggtctactaatttaagaaatgattatgaatttataaaaagaatattgtgGTACCCAGCATGACTGTCTTCATTGGTACCAGGTATTACTGTCTTCACTGTACCAGACATTTTAAGGAAGTTCAAAGTAAAGTTCGATAGaacaaatttaattgtttttgggTCATGACTTCAtttgacatgtttttttaattaaggaCAAGTTTTAATCCTCGGGttattattgaataattaatgCGACTTTTAATAtggtaaagaaaagaagctAAGAAAGCTCGAGTCAATTGTCTTTTGATGCAATCAAAATTCATCTTATGGTGCCTTTATGATTTGTCCGTACTAAATATGggaaaaaagtattttaatatttatttagcataaatatctaaatttgccttaattatttgtatttatccACCTAGTTATGATaacaaaaatagtattaattaaaattgaaattagggAAGAGTAGgtaaaatagtatttatatatttaatattactcCAAAATggtacattttaatttttttttattttttttggaattatttattttcatgggttcttcctcttcatcttACTCAGTAAGTAGTACTAAACCAGTTGGTGAATCTGCTGTTGCTGCTGTATTATCTGACAATTTAACTGCGAACAGGATCGTGACACCTCACCACTCAGTGGTATCACAGGGAGATTATCGCAGTTGCATATCTCGATCATGAACCCATCAGGATCGTGGAAAAACAACTGATCAACGTGTATTCCTCCTTCCTCTACTACCGCCCGCACGTAATCAATCCCCATCTCCTTCAGCATGTTCTCCACCGCTCCCATGCTCTCGCACTGCTCATCGTCGTCGCAACCGTAATCATTACAGATTCAAATCATATtttcagaaagaaaaaaaaaacgaaaactaATTACCTGAAATGATATGTGATTATCCTTGGGATTAATCTCGCTCTTTTTCGGCAAACTCTCTGGTTCTTCCGATTGCAAGAGATGGATTCCAATGCCGTAGCCAAACAGCCTGAAAAACGTTagatcaagaacaaaatcatCGCCATAATCAACCACAGAGATTCAGCAACAATAATCAAACAGAAGGAGAAACGATTTTGAATCAATCGAAGCGATTTTGAATTAGGTTAGAGAAATTTTACCAAGCGCCATCGAAATCGAAGGATCCAGGTCTACGAATCGGGAAAAACCCTAGAACATTCTGGTAAAAATCAATCGACTCTTCCACTGATCTACAAAGAAGCGATATGTGATTTAGCGACTTGAGATGCAGAGGATTTCCTTCAGAGTCCTTCATCTTGTTGaaaatcgaagaagaagacgaagaagaaaggaaaatgtcGGCCAATGagtaagaagaagagaaacagagagaagtGATTGTTACGGAAATGCCCAGAGAAAACGGGGAGACGTAGGCCAGTTTATATAAAACTCCTTCAGAAGGTGAGTCATGCCACGTGTCTGTTTATGCTAACGTGGAGGCTAACTCTGGGTATGACACGTTGCTGACTCGGATCACGGGTAAACACAACCGAATTATTTGTTATGcaagaatcttttttttttcttctacacGTCAGATTCCACATTTactaaaagttttattttattttttcttttcttttccatttgggtttgttttttttataataataataaaaaaaacaaaattgcattattaaaaaaaataattagtttctTTAATTGTACACgtcaaacaaaaatttattcacattaaatatatattataaattatgaattattattattaattaatataaggtatttatttctcaaattaaatatt is part of the Cucurbita pepo subsp. pepo cultivar mu-cu-16 chromosome LG12, ASM280686v2, whole genome shotgun sequence genome and harbors:
- the LOC111806590 gene encoding probable polygalacturonase At1g80170, which produces MKAHRPWRSPIPIFVFTVLASLSFECSAEFDSLLQLPLSGANRSRPRSKRVFYLADFGAKGDGISNDTQPLIEAWKIACSFPTRTRIVFPASNTFLVHPIELHGPCRSRVTLRIHGTINAPKDPNVWEGRNPRKWLYFRAVNHLTLEGGGEINGMGYKWWMRSCKINSTNPCRHAPTALTFHKCKNLKIHHLLVIDSQQMHVSFTNCLRVVASNLKVIAPAFSPNTDGIHISASKGVTVKNSVVSTGDDCISIVNNSSRILIKDIACGPGHGISIGSLGKQNTWAQVHNIRVDGAVLSNTENGARIKTWQGGSGFATDITFKNMLMKNVSNPIIIDQYYCDSNHPCANQTSAVKVGDISFIHIKGTTATNEAIKFACSDTLPCVDLYMEDVLLLSNDGEMLTSFCWQAHGSSSGPVYPPPCFLGNESFIEQKVQPRPASHSF
- the LOC111807198 gene encoding uncharacterized protein LOC111807198, producing MKDSEGNPLHLKSLNHISLLCRSVEESIDFYQNVLGFFPIRRPGSFDFDGAWLFGYGIGIHLLQSEEPESLPKKSEINPKDNHISFQCESMGAVENMLKEMGIDYVRAVVEEGGIHVDQLFFHDPDGFMIEICNCDNLPVIPLSGEVSRSCSQLNCQIIQQQQQIHQLV